The genomic window ccGAGAGAGATGCCTCTGTCATATGTGACCAGGCTACGTCGAAGCGAACGTatagaagtaaagaaaaagcttGCTTTCTAATTGGATGAGAGAAGCCCTGTTTGTGGACTAACGATCCGCTTTCTGTGTCAGCGGTAAAGTAAAAAGATTCGGAACGCCGGAGAGACGAGCGAAAAgtcgaaagagaggaaaataatttGGCTAGGTGGAATTTCGCGAAAGAGAGCTAGAGGGTAGAAGAGGGCttgggagagggagggaacgACGGAGCCATGCGGTCGACGAGTGCTCCTCGAGCAAGTTATTTTGGTCCCCACGGTCGCCCTCCACGTTCCCTCCACGTTTCCTCCACGTTTCCTTCACGTTCCCTCTGCGTTTCCTTGcgaaatactttttcttattttttatctacgtGGGTTACAAGCAACATTACCGAtccaatattatttctatctattaCATTCTTTCGGCGAACGAAATGtgatcaagaaaaaagagattcttcaattttccgatcattaatatcataaaCGTAGGCCTTTTCGTTATGTAACGCATATCGTATGTAACGTCTAATGGGAATACAAAGGATGCGtgttttataaatcaattccGAGAACACGTTGGATCGTTGCTTGATCGCTAGATAGGCTCGCTAAATATTTCTCAAGTTTGTTAGTTCTGATACTAACAGATGATTCTTCGAATTCCAGGCCCAACCATTTTTAGGAGAAATGAAGGAACACTCGGCTTCTTCGAAAGTCGAAAGAGACAAGGATCCGCCTCAAAGATCGTATAGCAGCGCTGCCAGTTTGATGTCGATCGGCGCGGATATATCTCCTAGTTCTTCCCATTTTTTCGAGGTggtaattcgatcgaaaattttcttccagtcgattctttttttttttaatgcagcTGATCGCTTTCTTTCAGGTACTCTACGTCGGTAAGATCAGAGTCTCCCATCCAAAGGTATCCGAATCCTTCATCGACGATGCCCTCCTCAGATTTCGCTCTCATGGTCTCGAAAAATCAAAGTCCTCTGCGGGTGCTTTACTCTCCGAGTATCAACAAATCCAACGGCAAGCTCTTCTTTCTACCAATAGGAGGAACAGTACGGTGAGTGGAAGAAAACATTGCTTCGGCCGTGATAGCTATCGTTTTTTAGTTATTTCCAAATGTGAAAGGAATCTTCGTTAGCGATCGATAAGTTCGATCAAATTCGATTACACTTTGAATCGCAAGATAATCAATTCGTTATAATTGTCTTTTCGTTGTCGTTGTGTCTGTGTATGGTGTAATAGTGTAATAGCCTAATCGATCTGTTAGGAATCGAGTGCCAGCGAAACGGGCAGCGTAGAAAATGTATCTAGACATGGTTCGGTGGCAACGTTAGCGATCGCGGCGATGgctgcttcttcttcctcgagaTCAGAAGACAATAGTAACGGTAGTCAGGGCGGAACATCTTCAACGAGTATTGACAATAATAGCGGAGCTAATATACAGGTGCCCGTAGTTATGAGAAATCGTGCTGGTTCGATGGGCAACGTCTTAACAGGCAGAAGAGATTCCAGTCCAAAGACCGGCGACGAGCATAATCGAACTATGCTATTTCAGGTAACAAAAGATGGATGGGACGGTCTATCGatcttttctaatattacattttgatATTCGATGTATCCTCCCGTGGTAGGTGGGTAGAGCCGATTTGAGATTGATCAGTCCCGACAGGAAGCAGGTTTTGCTTCACAAACAAATCAAAGACGTGGCGAGTTGCGTGCAGGGTGCAAAGAATTCCGAACACTTTGGATTCATCTGTAGGGAAGCAACGATAGAAAGTTTCGTTGGTTATATATTCAAATGTCAATCCGAATCCGTTGCCGACGATCTGGTTGCAGGTGAAActttctcattttatataGAACTAACTGCTCGACTTTTCTCTTCACTGTTTTCTACCGTTCTGTCCAACAGCCATCACCCAAGCATTCGTTGCAACCTGCGATGGTACGAGAAAGGAGAGATACCCTGTATTCTCTTGCGAACACTGTCCCATGTTTTGGTATAATAAATTGTGTCAAGAGATAGAAGGTAATTTTCTCGTAAAGCTCTTTCTTATCTTCGATCATAGTAGAAATGCTTTCTATCGTTCATCATTTCAGGTCAAAACGATCGACGAACTCAAAACATAATATTCTCTCGAATGGAGCAATTGCCGGAAGACGAGCAGGAGATCGTTGTGAACAAATACAAAGGTGCAGAGGCAATCGGAGGAGGATCCGGTGCGGGTTCGAGTTTGCGCGAACAAAACCAATTTCTCATTAGATTATTACGTGCTCATTGCGAGGCCAAACAAGCCAGGCACGTTCACGATACAGCTGAAAATAGGTATGTCATTGTTAGACGAGTATAAGCACgagtaaaaaatttcaacgaatttacgtaatatttaataaattttcagaaGCGAATTTTTGAATCAGTATCTCAGTGTAGGCGTTGGCAGTACGATATTCATGAAAGCAAAACGCTCTCTGACTAATAGTTTCGATAATCTTATGAAACGGAAGGGTTCGCGAGAAGACTTTGGACTCGTTTCGCACGCGAAGGACTCTAATCATCTCAATACCGCGTTACAAAAGAGTGGCAGCCAGAGTCCCGATAATTCGCGTCAATCGTCGATAGGCGAGTCATCGACTGAAACGTCTGGCAGACCGAGATCGTTGCGAGTATCTCCGGAACAACAGTTATCGGTGAACACGGGACCACGAAGTTCCATGATGGATATGTAAGTACAATGATTTCTTAAAAAACGCTTCGCTATTTTCAACTACAAATTTGGGtgacaattttttctcttctctcgttttattcAGCTTCTTAAAAGTGGGAAATTCGCCGAAAATGTCGCCCACGGAATGCGATGGAAATACCGAAATGCATTCCAATGGTTCGTGGAGACAGGCGATATTGCACAGAGTGGTAACACCGAATAAAGAACACGATAAGAAGAATGGAAAATCTGAGAATTCTGATGCCAATGAGACACCTCGCGCTGTTGCTACGCACAGAACGAGAGAGGAACTCAGAGATCTATGGAAGAAAGCGATTAATCAGCAAGTGATACTGATacgaatggaaaaagagaatgcaAGACTTAAAGGTATTATTATAGCGTAATCGCTCGTCCATTAATTATACGTACCTATGTAATCTTCTATATACTACGAAAGTATTTCAACTCGATTTAAGAACGTCAAGAGGAAGCAACGGTGAAAAGAATCAAATTGGAGTACGATGAAATCAGCAGCTGTGCTCGCGAACTCATCGAAGTATGGGATTTGCTCGTTAGCAAGGAATCCCGCGTTTCTACGAAGTGCGACAATCAAATGCTTTTACATGCCATTAAGCAaggtaaaaaaatatcgaacatcttattatcgatgaagagagaaaacgatctAACGCCTAATCGTTGTATTTCAGGTGTACCTAAAGGGAAAAGGGGCGAAGTCTGGCAATTCTTAGCGGAACAATTTTGTTTGAAACAACCGCCCATAGATACTCACGATTTTCCAAACTACAATACGTCTTACGATTTGTTACTGAAGCAACTCACGTCCCAGCAACATGCTATTCTCATCGACTTGGGACGTACATTTCCGAATCATCAGTATTTCAGTTCTCCCTTAGGACCCGGCCAATTGGCACTTTTCAATTTGTTGAAAGCTTATTCTCTCCTGGATCACGAAGTTGGCTACTGCCAGGGTCTCAGTTTTGTGGCTGGTGTTCTTCTTTTAcacgtaaatataaatttctagttaaatgaatgtaaatttaaatgtttcatAGACCGTCGATGTTAAGGCCACTTCATGTCGCGTTAAACAATAGCTTGAAACGCTTTCTATACCATAAAAATCTTTCTACCTGTTTCATAATCAGATGGTGGAAGATCAggctttttttctcttacgacATCTGATGTTTCGGAGAGGCCTGAGAAAACTCTACCTTCCAGATATGGCAGCATTACAATTGCACTTATACCAACTATCAAGATTACTGCACGATAGACTACCGGCACTTTATGATCATTTTGACAAGCACGAAGTGTCACCAACTTTGTATGCAGCACCGTGGTTGTTGACCTTGTTTGCCAGTCAGTTTCCATTAGGTTTTGTAACTAGAGTCTTTGGTAAGTTTTCCCCCTCCTGGCTTACTTTCTTCTGGCATTCCTCACGTCACGTGTTAAGTCAGAAAAGTTgctgaaaattttattgagttttctttctttctgtcacagatttactttttctcgaaAGTTCAGAGATAATATTTCGAGTAGCCGTGGCATTATTGGAGGAGCATCAGGATCAGTTGCTTTGCTGTGACagtttcgaagaaattatGGAATATCTTAAAGTAAGAATAATATGTCTCTCTGATTTAATCAACTGTGTTTTTAAATCAAAAGTGTGCCATCGAATAATCACGCTGATTTGATTTTCCTGCCCTCCTTTTCTTAGACCCGTGTACCAGCTGTAGATAAAGACACTTTGGATCGTGTAATGAAACGTGTATTCTATCCGGATATGGAAGTTTCGAAGCAATTGAATGAATATAGAGTGGAATACCAAGTGCTACAAGAAGAGATGCTATCGGTAAAACCACAGATCGAAAGTTTAGAGAAATTCAAGTCGGTTAACAAACAACTGATGAAACAAGTCTCTCAATTGAACGAACAGCTCGAGGTAAGAAGATCGATATAATATGacgattgtattttttttacgctacattttccttcttcttcgtgcaAAAATCTATTGCGTGCAATTTTTTCTAGATAACAATGAACAACTTGCAACGTTTGGAAATGGCACGATCTATGCAACAAACGGTGGTGAATAAATTGGAATCTCAGAATCGTAGCCTCGAAGTTACAGTCGCGACTTTAGGTACTTTTATTCAACACTTGACCGAAACGCGAGACGATCTAGATTTACCAGGTGAAATACGTAGAATCGTTTCTCAAATTAACATTGTCGACAAGCGAAGAAACATGAGCAAAATATATCCTCTGAAGATATTGGAAGATAACAGTAAGCAAGGGCTCATTAAAAGCAATTCGGGTGGTAGAGATTCACAAAATTTCTTACGAAATAGTAACGTGATCGATCCTCCCTATCCTTTGAAATCTACGTTGAGCCAACCAAACCTGGCAACTAAGTTGGAAAGggtatcttctttcttttcgaattcgCACAATCATATACAAAAGCAACGTGCACAATTGGCGGCCCTTAGAAACGAGTACACCGATCAAAATATACGAAGCAACAACAATGATGAAAATGATCCAAAGACGGTCAATATAGACATACAAATCACGGATGCAATGACGTCGCAGGACGATAACGTCGAACAAAGTGATAATCATTTGAAGATTCAGTcgattaatttagaaaaatctaTCTCGTTACCGCTGTCGAACGCGAAACTAAAGTTGAAGCCCTCCAAGTCGGCGTATGAGTTAGGCTCCGTTAAAATAGTGCCAACTAGCAAGATCGAAGTTACCAATGAAGATTCTTTGACAAACTTGACAGGGACCGTGCATCCTTTGGATACTTGTAGCGATGTCAATTTTCGATACGGTGGAACCACAAAATTAAAGTCTATCAAACCAGTTAGATTATCTAGTCCGAGCGGTCAAGGAGATAACGTAAATAAGAATACTCAAAACCAAAATACTGAAGCTTTAAATAGATAACACTTACTTATGTTATTATGTttgcaaagaaaaatggaaatacgTTCAAGAAGAAAGGATACGCATGATGGAACAGCATTGAATATTCAAAGATGTAGGAATCACTgaaaaaataactttcttACGGTCTAGACGTTTGCAACGATCTTTAATTCCTTATTCAATCTGTATTTTCCCCCTTCCctcctttcccttcctctccttAAGCTAGGTTAATAGGTGTGTACTGAGAGATGAAGGATTTCTATTACTAACGTATACGTATAGTGTATAGTAATCGCAAGTAAATCTCTAGGAACACAGAAGTGTATTCAGTTTCAATAGAATTTGTAATCACTTGATACCAACGAATCATAATGAATGTTGTACAGATAATTATTGACACGTATCTCtgtactataatatatacgtatatttgcTATGTGTACATACGTGAAGTATGCGTTTCAACAACTTTGCGTAACACGATGTGTCGTCCTATATACAGATCTCAAAAGGATgccaatgaaataaaaatatcatacatGGAGCTATTTCTTGCCTTATAAAATCACCGATTTTGGGCACAAATTTCCATAAATAGTATGCACTGTGTGCATAATTACTGTTACCAAATTaactgaaagaaatataaactaTAAGTTACCCggaatatatctgtatatatagatCAACATGATATAAGTATCagatgtataaaatatttgcacTTGTTATTGAATtgttataaagaaacaaaaaaaaattatgccAAATACTTTAAGATGTAAGCGAAAAGTGATATTGACatagataatatttgtattaactGTGTGTATATTCTACATACTTATTAGTGAAGATTTATAGTGAgcgtgtgtgagagaaagagagatagagagcgagagagagagagagaaagatacgtaTAGGTGTATagatataattcatttttcaacatatatattgtagatTCGTGTAACAATGaagtattactattattacttttgCACAAAGCATGCCTTGCGATATCAGGGATCTTTGTATTAACGTTGtattattactgttaatacagatacataataatataaattgcaTAATCAATTTGCCTTCAACTTTTccctattattttttattgaacatTTGAatatcaaaagagagagagagagagagagagagagaaagttatttTTACCAGACGTGTCGAGTGGGCAGATAACGTAAGAATGGAGTCGAAGTCCAtcgaaatgaattattcaGCCTCCATTTCGAACCAGTAGCGACGATATATGCCATGTGTTTTACGGAcgtaattctcttttcttttcttcttttcgcaTTGTAATTTTGCAAATTCGCGTTAAAAATCCGATAGAAAATGTTTGTAGCCATGCAACTGTAAATGCTTTACATTGATTCGGATTAACGTGGGTAATCTCACTTCGCTCGCGCTTCTTTACCGGATaaggattaaaagaaaaagagattctcGAGAGAATCCAACTAAAATTGAATGAAAGCGtaaatttccattttcttAATCTACTATCGTCGTCTCGTTTTATTGCGTCTTTCGAGATTGAAAAATCTTCTAACGCCGTCTTATTACAAGTAGAaacaaattttgaaaatttcttgcAATATTCGTAAGCGAATGCGAATGGTCTCTATCTCGATCTTTACATACGGCATAATACCGGCATAATCGTGCAAACGTTTATCATAAATGTATCTCTTCGAGATATTTTCATAGAGTATATTATCTCTTACATCACCGATCTCTCACATTTCTACCCACCGGCACATTTCTTTCGGAGTAGCGATTTAAAAGGGTATAACGTTGTTATGTCTACGTTTCTTTCGAACCGATTCTGTTATCCTTTGATTAAAATAACTCAGGAGGTGTTGACATTTTCCACTGAaatagagaatagaaaagaatccCAAGAactataaaattctttcttcgagacgaataaaaatgtttaaaagatGAGTTCAAAGAATATATCTAGCTAAGTATAAGACAGATTGACCTGAGGTAGTTTGGCAGGTGCTTCTTAGCGAATAGAGCATGAGTATTCGAGTGCTTATGgaaaagggaggagagagCTAGCGTGACTTCGTTCTAAAACACGTTGGGGATTCTAGCGGGGGATGGATGTAGGTGGACAGGTGGAAGGTTGGAAGGTTGGAAGGTTACGAGAGCGCAGACGCCGTAGGAAAGCATCGAAGATAGCACCCGGCAGCGGCGGTACGGTACCGAAGTACCGGACAGAGCTAGCTCGACCGCATTGCCGTGTTCGTTCCACCGAGTTCGTTCGCCGAGTGAGGAACGTGCAAGGAGATTCGCGACGTGGATAACGTGCGATATCTTTGAGAGACAAATATCTTATATCAACCAGTTTTTTTCGACACCTTTCAAATTTTCTACGTTGGAGACATTGATCAGCTTTTTCTCACGAATTTgacaagaaaacgaaagagagacagacggacaAACAggcagacagatagagagagagagagagagagagagagagagagaaagagacagacagacaaacagacggacagacagagagaaagaaaataagagggagagaaatcgGTGTACCGAGTCACGAATACTGTCAAGTAGATCATCTTGACGCTTCCCGCGCTTCGGCCGAATCTCAGTTTACACCTGTTAACCAGGAACCGCTGCCGGTCCTTGACCATCTAGAGGCAAGTAATAGAAACAATGTCAAATGAGTTGATtgattctatctatctaatacTTATGATCGAATTATGAATTatctattgtaaaaatatcaacatgtatacgtatttatataaatatatatatgtaagtacatgtTTTttctagatacatatacttaaCTCCTACGGTATTGCAAGTAAATGCATCGAATGTAacagaaaatgtaatatttaatgagaAAGGAAACGATACGAGGTAACAAAAGTTTTGATTAACGAGTTTCAATCGCGAAGATCTGattatttctataaacaaaatttatcaaacTACCAGCAAGTATACCgggtattattttttcttttctttctcaacgtttttaactttctcgtttaatagaatattttcctAAAATTCAATATCGTATATAAGGAACACCTTGTCAACTATACCCAACAAGTTGAAATGGTAAACTCTGACATTTACTAGAAATGAGTTTTCGTTTTCTGTAAGCACATGTTGAAGTTACGCGGTTAAACCGCTATATTCGCGCTTTAGTACGGCTCTATGAAGTATAGAATGGCAAAGTTGTGGAGGTAGTTGGTTTTCTACTTGCCATAGACTCGTCTAGTACCTACTATCCAGAAAGTTATTTCACGTAACGATGTGTAACCTACATAACTTTCGACGTTAGTGCcgaagaaacagagatagaggcagggagagatagaaatgaaagaaggtGGAAAGTGGGTGTAAAGAGGGTAAAAAGATGATGTGAAGAGGAGGGAAAGAATACTAAAAGCAGAACCAAACGAAATGGACGAAAAGTAAAGACACGGTCCTACATTATCATTAGACTAACGTTTACCATGTTTTAACATTTCACATGAACGAACCCGAACGAATGCGGAATTTTTAATTGGTACGGAAACTTTACCATTACCGGATGTATTTATCTACGAACTTTGCTTATCTCCGTCTGTATAATAAGAGGGTCAGGATAATTTATTCTGTTCACTAATCTTCTGATATTACATACTGGATAAGTTAACTGTAAGAAATGAGTCTCAAAGGTACTCGCTcgatattcattaaaattaaaaagtcaaGAAACATCACTGCATTATccattccctctttctctctctttttcgcgaaCATCGAGATTCCTCCTGTACCATTTTTTGTAGCGTGATTCTGCTTACATTTCCGGTTCAGGAATGATCATTCGCATAAATCATCGTCAAAAGTCGGAACGTGTGGCTCTTTCGAATCGGACGACAAGGTAAAAAGTTGGAAAGTAACCGTGGGAATTGAAATCCCATGGCGGCACGTCGCATCGCATCTCGTATTCGCCATCGAGACGAATACGAAAGGAGACGACGAATCGGTGCTTCGATGTCCAACGAAAAATGGATTATGGAAAGTAGGCCTTGAGATTTATGCTTTTTCGGATATGCATATACGAACGCAGATACGACACACGATGAGTACTACTAGGaacgacgagaagaaaagaaagaaatcttttttattcaatttgcTTATTGCATTcgatacgaaaagaaagataaatcaaTTGGAAATCTTTAGGatcgaaagtaaaaagaacTATCGTAAAAGTAGTAATCTTCTATCGAGAGCATTTTAATAAAGTCGGTACGTTTTTGTAATAGGGCTTGGCAAAAATCTGCTTTACATCGCGCGCGTAATATCAGAGAGACATCGATGCTCTTCTCTAAATAAAGAGGCATCCGCGTGTCGTAccattaataatatctaaaatttATGCGTTCGCATACCTACCTAGCAAAATGTTTATCAGGCGTCATCGTAGTTGCGTCGATGCATTGGTCAGCGTTATAGCACCGTGGTTTTAACCCAAATCCACGGAAGGCGGATAGGGGGTGATCGGCCGATTTCTCTCATTCCATTCACCTCTTTCGATAATATAGCCTCTTGCCCGCAACGTGTTTACGCCAACGGACATTACCCCATCTCGGTCTCGCGTACATTTTGCCAACGCAGCGTATATACACGTAGCTACGTACggacaaatataataatgattcggTGCAAACGAAAGAATgttgaaaatagaagaaatagtTATTCGAAAGAATAGGAGTTTCTGAAAGAAAGTTtgaaagtttgaaaattttctacaCGTCTCTTGAAACTAAATCGACGCACGTTCGATTATTCCATGGGAAAGAATCGCGTCTTCTTCGAGCCAACTCgagtcttttctttctctcaaagaaaattcgaacaaCGACCTTATCCGTCGCTCTATAAAGTTTGCTCTTCTAAGGAACCTTCTACTACCACTAATACCATAGACGATCGCTGTGGAACAGTTGACCCGTTTTATCTTGGCCAACTCTGCGGTCGTTGCGCGGTCCGTGCGAATACATCGATGCATAGCATTGCAAATTTGGGTGGTTGGAATAAATCCAAATGTAGAGTCTGCCAATGTTTCAACGGAATTTAAACAAACTCCTCTTTTGCCGCACGATATTACATCTCTGAGATTTTCTCGGATGTTTATTAGCGTGGAAGAGAAAAGCTAAGTGTTCTTTATCAAGTATCTAtattctcttctccctctctgtctctcttttaccttctttcctcttatcTTTTGTCTCTCGAACGTACCGTTCCTTTACATTTATGTTGAGGCACGTCCGCCACGTGAaagtttcttatttaaatttgcCCCTTGTGTCGTTTCGTATCTCATACTTGTGTGTCTACAGGCATGTGTGAAAGTTTTCGACTCCGTTTTATAGAATCTTCCTGGTTTAGCTTCGTATCCTCTTTGACATTAAATCGATTTGCCCTGGTAAGAGATGccagaatatatttttcgctGCTCGAATCTGCTTAACGAGGCGCGAGATAAATCACGTGCGATAGACCGTAAGTAAAGAATCTTGCGAGTCGTTGCTCCCGATtgcaaagaaataaagataatgattTATGGTCCTCGattcttgaaaatattaaatgctAAATTGCTAAATGCTTTATTCGCTTctatagataggtaggtaggtaggtaggtaggtaggtaaaaGCTCGAAGGTGTCACGTATCGAACGGCAATCATCGAGCGCGTGTGCGAATAAGTGTAAAGACGCGTGCACGTTAAGTGGAGCAACGACCGGAGGAAGCAAGTCGCTCGGAAGTTGGAAGACTTGTCTGTAGCGACCGTCGGCTCCGTTCTGTCGGCTTTTCTAGGTACAATACTTTCGTCTTTCGATTTGGTTTACATGGGTTAAAAAAAAGACCGACGGCGACGACGCGATAGCAACAAGGACATCGCCAATGGTGAAAACGAGTGAACAACGTGGGGGGTCTGTTTCccgcgtttctttcttttccttccgcATGCATTggtcgatctttcttttcctaaaGCA from Vespula vulgaris chromosome 13, iyVesVulg1.1, whole genome shotgun sequence includes these protein-coding regions:
- the LOC127068396 gene encoding TBC1 domain family member 1 isoform X1 encodes the protein MASRSDACAIGYKRPSAQPFLGEMKEHSASSKVERDKDPPQRSYSSAASLMSIGADISPSSSHFFEVLYVGKIRVSHPKVSESFIDDALLRFRSHGLEKSKSSAGALLSEYQQIQRQALLSTNRRNSTESSASETGSVENVSRHGSVATLAIAAMAASSSSRSEDNSNGSQGGTSSTSIDNNSGANIQVPVVMRNRAGSMGNVLTGRRDSSPKTGDEHNRTMLFQVGRADLRLISPDRKQVLLHKQIKDVASCVQGAKNSEHFGFICREATIESFVGYIFKCQSESVADDLVAAITQAFVATCDGTRKERYPVFSCEHCPMFWYNKLCQEIEGQNDRRTQNIIFSRMEQLPEDEQEIVVNKYKGAEAIGGGSGAGSSLREQNQFLIRLLRAHCEAKQARHVHDTAENRSEFLNQYLSVGVGSTIFMKAKRSLTNSFDNLMKRKGSREDFGLVSHAKDSNHLNTALQKSGSQSPDNSRQSSIGESSTETSGRPRSLRVSPEQQLSVNTGPRSSMMDIFLKVGNSPKMSPTECDGNTEMHSNGSWRQAILHRVVTPNKEHDKKNGKSENSDANETPRAVATHRTREELRDLWKKAINQQVILIRMEKENARLKERQEEATVKRIKLEYDEISSCARELIEVWDLLVSKESRVSTKCDNQMLLHAIKQGVPKGKRGEVWQFLAEQFCLKQPPIDTHDFPNYNTSYDLLLKQLTSQQHAILIDLGRTFPNHQYFSSPLGPGQLALFNLLKAYSLLDHEVGYCQGLSFVAGVLLLHMVEDQAFFLLRHLMFRRGLRKLYLPDMAALQLHLYQLSRLLHDRLPALYDHFDKHEVSPTLYAAPWLLTLFASQFPLGFVTRVFDLLFLESSEIIFRVAVALLEEHQDQLLCCDSFEEIMEYLKTRVPAVDKDTLDRVMKRVFYPDMEVSKQLNEYRVEYQVLQEEMLSVKPQIESLEKFKSVNKQLMKQVSQLNEQLEITMNNLQRLEMARSMQQTVVNKLESQNRSLEVTVATLGTFIQHLTETRDDLDLPGEIRRIVSQINIVDKRRNMSKIYPLKILEDNSKQGLIKSNSGGRDSQNFLRNSNVIDPPYPLKSTLSQPNLATKLERVSSFFSNSHNHIQKQRAQLAALRNEYTDQNIRSNNNDENDPKTVNIDIQITDAMTSQDDNVEQSDNHLKIQSINLEKSISLPLSNAKLKLKPSKSAYELGSVKIVPTSKIEVTNEDSLTNLTGTVHPLDTCSDVNFRYGGTTKLKSIKPVRLSSPSGQGDNVNKNTQNQNTEALNR
- the LOC127068396 gene encoding TBC1 domain family member 1 isoform X2, whose protein sequence is MKEHSASSKVERDKDPPQRSYSSAASLMSIGADISPSSSHFFEVLYVGKIRVSHPKVSESFIDDALLRFRSHGLEKSKSSAGALLSEYQQIQRQALLSTNRRNSTESSASETGSVENVSRHGSVATLAIAAMAASSSSRSEDNSNGSQGGTSSTSIDNNSGANIQVPVVMRNRAGSMGNVLTGRRDSSPKTGDEHNRTMLFQVGRADLRLISPDRKQVLLHKQIKDVASCVQGAKNSEHFGFICREATIESFVGYIFKCQSESVADDLVAAITQAFVATCDGTRKERYPVFSCEHCPMFWYNKLCQEIEGQNDRRTQNIIFSRMEQLPEDEQEIVVNKYKGAEAIGGGSGAGSSLREQNQFLIRLLRAHCEAKQARHVHDTAENRSEFLNQYLSVGVGSTIFMKAKRSLTNSFDNLMKRKGSREDFGLVSHAKDSNHLNTALQKSGSQSPDNSRQSSIGESSTETSGRPRSLRVSPEQQLSVNTGPRSSMMDIFLKVGNSPKMSPTECDGNTEMHSNGSWRQAILHRVVTPNKEHDKKNGKSENSDANETPRAVATHRTREELRDLWKKAINQQVILIRMEKENARLKERQEEATVKRIKLEYDEISSCARELIEVWDLLVSKESRVSTKCDNQMLLHAIKQGVPKGKRGEVWQFLAEQFCLKQPPIDTHDFPNYNTSYDLLLKQLTSQQHAILIDLGRTFPNHQYFSSPLGPGQLALFNLLKAYSLLDHEVGYCQGLSFVAGVLLLHMVEDQAFFLLRHLMFRRGLRKLYLPDMAALQLHLYQLSRLLHDRLPALYDHFDKHEVSPTLYAAPWLLTLFASQFPLGFVTRVFDLLFLESSEIIFRVAVALLEEHQDQLLCCDSFEEIMEYLKTRVPAVDKDTLDRVMKRVFYPDMEVSKQLNEYRVEYQVLQEEMLSVKPQIESLEKFKSVNKQLMKQVSQLNEQLEITMNNLQRLEMARSMQQTVVNKLESQNRSLEVTVATLGTFIQHLTETRDDLDLPGEIRRIVSQINIVDKRRNMSKIYPLKILEDNSKQGLIKSNSGGRDSQNFLRNSNVIDPPYPLKSTLSQPNLATKLERVSSFFSNSHNHIQKQRAQLAALRNEYTDQNIRSNNNDENDPKTVNIDIQITDAMTSQDDNVEQSDNHLKIQSINLEKSISLPLSNAKLKLKPSKSAYELGSVKIVPTSKIEVTNEDSLTNLTGTVHPLDTCSDVNFRYGGTTKLKSIKPVRLSSPSGQGDNVNKNTQNQNTEALNR